A genome region from Fodinibius salicampi includes the following:
- the folD gene encoding bifunctional methylenetetrahydrofolate dehydrogenase/methenyltetrahydrofolate cyclohydrolase FolD gives MSAKIIDGKKVAGITRDEVRQDVEDWLDAGNRPPFLQVLLVGNDPASNVYVGAKTRACKEVGIETDTHRLPDTVSAKELKKTIHRFNDDDSIDGILVQLPLPSHLSSHDVIEAIDHKKDVDGFHPMNVGRLTVGQPSFRSCTPAGIFELFKYYSIPTKGKHAVVVGASNIVGRPISIMLSKEDSEGKATTTICHKYTKDLTAHTISADILIVAAGQPNLVKGEMVKEGVVVVDVGINRVADETKEKGYTLVGDCHFESVQEKASWITPVPGGVGPMTVAMLMKNTLLAAKRSIYPE, from the coding sequence ATGTCCGCTAAAATTATTGACGGTAAAAAAGTAGCAGGAATAACCAGGGATGAAGTTCGCCAGGATGTAGAAGATTGGCTTGATGCAGGAAACCGGCCTCCATTTCTGCAGGTTTTGTTGGTGGGCAATGATCCTGCTTCCAATGTGTACGTGGGAGCTAAAACACGGGCATGCAAAGAAGTGGGGATTGAGACGGATACTCATCGACTGCCTGATACCGTTTCTGCTAAAGAGCTTAAGAAAACTATCCATCGATTTAACGATGATGACTCAATAGACGGAATCTTGGTTCAGTTGCCGCTGCCTTCCCATCTTTCCTCTCATGATGTTATTGAAGCCATTGATCATAAAAAAGATGTGGATGGATTCCATCCTATGAATGTGGGACGCCTAACCGTGGGGCAGCCCAGCTTTCGTTCCTGTACACCCGCAGGTATTTTCGAATTGTTTAAATACTATAGCATACCAACTAAAGGTAAGCATGCCGTGGTAGTTGGGGCTAGTAATATTGTGGGACGTCCCATTTCCATTATGCTTTCCAAAGAAGATTCCGAGGGGAAGGCTACGACAACCATTTGTCATAAGTACACGAAGGATTTAACGGCTCATACCATATCAGCGGATATATTGATAGTCGCTGCGGGCCAGCCGAACCTTGTCAAAGGGGAGATGGTTAAAGAAGGTGTGGTCGTCGTTGATGTGGGCATTAACCGTGTAGCAGACGAGACTAAAGAGAAAGGGTATACCCTGGTTGGAGATTGCCATTTTGAAAGTGTTCAGGAAAAAGCCAGCTGGATAACGCCGGTTCCCGGTGGGGTTGGACCTATGACGGTAGCCATGCTTATGAAGAACACCCTGTTGGCGGCCAAGCGATCTATTTATCCTGAATAA
- a CDS encoding YciI family protein, whose amino-acid sequence MTEGGLRDGREITQSGTNNLPFTKNSITGYTIIEASNLDEAEKIAKQCPIVDSTRVYEVNKS is encoded by the coding sequence TTGACAGAGGGGGGGCTTCGGGATGGTCGAGAAATTACTCAATCAGGAACTAATAATCTCCCATTCACTAAAAATTCTATTACTGGTTACACTATTATTGAAGCAAGTAACCTTGATGAAGCAGAAAAAATAGCCAAGCAATGTCCAATTGTTGATAGCACAAGGGTTTATGAAGTAAACAAAAGTTAA
- the guaB gene encoding IMP dehydrogenase: MENSSPFDRITRQGLTYDDVLLVPAYSQILPRNANTSVDLTSNLTLNIPVISAAMDTVSEYRLAIALAREGGIAMLHKNMSIEDQADQVRMVKRSESGMIVDPVTLDEDSTVRKARALMKKHKIGGIPIVEEDNTLVGIVTNRDLRFEHYVDKKLSTIMTRDNLITAREGTTLEEAEKLLQEHKVEKLPIVDENNKLVGLITFKDIEKKMNFPHACKDDMGRLRVGAAVGVTSDTMDRVAALVESGVDIITIDTAHGHSKGVLEMVKKVKSAYPNLDLIAGNIATKNAAEALVEAGADVLKVGVGPGSICTTRVVTGVGVPQLSAVMEVAEYAQSANVGLIADGGIKQTGDIPKAIAGGADAVMMGSMFAGVDESPGETIIYESRKYKSYRGMGSIGAMEKGSKDRYFQDVEDNINKLVPEGIEGRVPYKGYLSEVVHQMVGGLRAAMGYAGAEDISKLQQAEFVQISAAAYKESHPHSVQITKESPNYSVS; encoded by the coding sequence ATGGAAAATTCCTCTCCTTTTGATCGCATTACACGTCAAGGATTAACATACGATGATGTACTTTTAGTACCAGCGTATTCACAGATTCTTCCACGTAATGCCAACACTAGCGTCGACCTTACCTCGAACTTAACTCTCAATATACCTGTCATCAGTGCGGCGATGGATACCGTTTCTGAATATCGCTTGGCAATAGCTCTGGCCCGGGAGGGAGGCATTGCCATGCTCCATAAAAATATGTCCATCGAAGATCAGGCTGACCAGGTGAGAATGGTTAAACGGAGTGAAAGCGGGATGATTGTCGATCCGGTAACGCTGGATGAGGATTCTACGGTTCGTAAGGCCCGTGCTTTGATGAAAAAGCATAAAATTGGCGGTATTCCGATTGTAGAGGAGGATAATACGCTGGTTGGTATTGTAACTAATCGTGATTTGCGCTTTGAGCACTATGTGGATAAGAAACTGAGTACGATTATGACTCGGGATAACCTGATTACGGCCCGAGAAGGAACTACGCTGGAAGAAGCCGAAAAGCTACTGCAGGAACACAAAGTGGAAAAGCTTCCTATTGTTGACGAGAATAATAAGCTGGTTGGGCTTATTACTTTCAAGGATATTGAAAAGAAAATGAATTTCCCTCATGCCTGTAAAGATGACATGGGCCGGCTTCGCGTTGGCGCCGCAGTAGGTGTTACATCTGATACCATGGATCGGGTTGCTGCGTTAGTTGAATCCGGTGTTGATATAATTACCATTGATACGGCACACGGTCATTCTAAAGGCGTTTTGGAGATGGTCAAGAAAGTTAAATCTGCTTATCCAAATCTGGATCTTATTGCTGGAAATATAGCCACTAAAAATGCAGCTGAAGCCTTGGTTGAAGCCGGAGCAGATGTTCTCAAAGTAGGTGTGGGACCCGGGTCTATTTGTACTACCCGTGTTGTAACGGGGGTAGGGGTACCGCAGCTTAGCGCCGTCATGGAAGTCGCTGAATACGCCCAAAGTGCCAATGTAGGTCTTATCGCTGACGGAGGTATTAAGCAGACAGGGGATATTCCGAAAGCGATAGCGGGGGGAGCCGATGCCGTAATGATGGGATCAATGTTTGCCGGTGTGGATGAAAGTCCCGGCGAAACCATTATTTATGAATCACGAAAGTATAAATCATACCGTGGCATGGGCAGTATCGGGGCGATGGAGAAAGGTTCGAAGGACCGTTATTTTCAGGATGTAGAAGATAATATTAATAAACTTGTACCGGAAGGTATCGAGGGACGGGTGCCCTATAAGGGATATTTGAGTGAGGTAGTGCACCAGATGGTTGGCGGACTTCGTGCTGCAATGGGATATGCCGGTGCGGAAGATATTTCTAAGCTCCAGCAGGCAGAATTTGTCCAAATATCGGCTGCCGCCTATAAAGAAAGTCATCCCCACTCCGTTCAAATTACCAAAGAATCACCGAACTATTCAGTTAGCTAA
- a CDS encoding LptF/LptG family permease translates to MIKKIDKYILLRLFTITVFLLMALVFIFIVIDFSEHSEDFTDRGATFTEIFGVYYLNYIPEIIRLISPLAIFIACLYLTGQMSERFEIIALKASGVSLYRLLVPYLVFAFIITAAISYMDGFLIPDANEKRIEFESKYLQGKSEQIDSNRLFRQESEQSILKIGYYNANENTAYRVDVTTFAADSIKETLYIQRMNWKEEKKQWALRDIDKRIFTPTGYEYVSIDSMDTTFSIYPQDLARTTSDIYQLTYPEARKYIRSIERSGAGNVGTPKVQLYGRYAYPFSIIVLIIVGFSIASVRRQGGKGFYIAAGLAVSFLYLVMMKVIEPFGGSGEMSPLLAALLPHLLFLGLGLGALYSVRK, encoded by the coding sequence GTGATAAAGAAGATTGATAAATATATCTTATTACGCCTTTTTACCATCACTGTTTTTTTGCTGATGGCATTGGTATTCATCTTTATCGTTATCGACTTTTCGGAACACAGCGAAGATTTTACGGACCGTGGAGCTACCTTTACAGAGATCTTCGGGGTGTATTACCTGAACTATATACCAGAAATTATTCGGTTAATAAGTCCCCTCGCTATATTTATAGCTTGCCTCTATCTAACCGGACAGATGTCTGAAAGATTTGAAATTATTGCACTTAAAGCATCCGGAGTCAGCCTGTATCGGTTGCTTGTGCCTTACCTGGTATTCGCGTTCATTATAACGGCTGCCATAAGCTATATGGATGGTTTTCTTATTCCTGACGCAAACGAAAAACGGATAGAATTCGAATCAAAATATTTGCAGGGAAAGTCGGAACAAATAGACAGCAACCGACTGTTCCGACAGGAATCGGAACAATCTATCTTAAAGATTGGATACTACAATGCCAATGAAAACACTGCTTATCGCGTAGATGTTACGACCTTTGCTGCCGACAGTATAAAAGAAACTCTTTATATCCAGCGGATGAACTGGAAAGAGGAAAAGAAACAATGGGCCCTGAGAGATATTGATAAACGTATTTTTACACCCACAGGCTATGAGTACGTTAGTATTGATTCAATGGATACCACTTTTAGTATCTATCCCCAGGACCTGGCTCGTACCACCTCTGATATATATCAACTTACCTACCCGGAGGCCCGAAAATATATACGGTCTATCGAGCGGAGTGGCGCCGGCAATGTAGGGACTCCCAAAGTCCAGCTCTACGGACGCTATGCCTATCCCTTTTCTATTATTGTTCTTATCATTGTCGGCTTTTCCATCGCTTCGGTTCGGCGCCAGGGAGGCAAAGGATTTTATATTGCCGCCGGACTGGCAGTCAGCTTCCTCTACTTAGTGATGATGAAAGTTATTGAACCCTTTGGAGGCAGTGGAGAAATGTCTCCTTTGCTTGCGGCTCTCTTGCCTCATCTCCTATTTTTGGGCTTAGGGCTCGGAGCCCTGTATTCGGTACGAAAATAA
- a CDS encoding LptF/LptG family permease gives MRFLPNKLQLDVLKRHSGPFVFCFFTVMFFLLMQFLILYIDLLVGKGLPFGVIVELILTNLASMVVLAIPMAVLVACLMAFGKLTELNELTALRAAGVNPFQVIKPVLIVGTILSIFLVWFSNDVLPDANQRARSLFIDIRMKKPGFDLKPGEFYEGIDGYTFLVQDMTNESDSLHDVTIFQHPDDNRKEALIKAKRGELVSEHNGETMTLFLREGTILRYLDRREEGRKITVLEETAFDRYRISFDLSDLSFSRSNPQDRSRNDRTMDVQAMQAVVDSLKREVNDQKQQVINSNSYIVPAINVDEEKSQYARRLGSQPDSIKQPPYDSRFVVLNSLESESDQQTLQSMTVSKLRNYRSLFENIITDIDWRINKIAQFMVEIHKKFSIPVACIIFVLLGAPIGMYTKKGNLGYAALIGLILLSFYWISIIQGEKLADRLFIAPSTGMWFSNVLLGIIGTYLVIRISTPFKLSNLWNNRDKED, from the coding sequence ATGCGTTTTTTACCTAATAAACTACAACTTGATGTCCTAAAGCGACATTCCGGGCCCTTTGTCTTTTGTTTTTTTACCGTAATGTTCTTTCTGCTAATGCAGTTTTTGATTTTATACATCGATCTGCTGGTGGGCAAGGGACTTCCTTTTGGGGTTATTGTAGAACTTATTCTTACAAACCTGGCCTCGATGGTAGTACTAGCCATCCCTATGGCCGTATTGGTTGCCTGCCTGATGGCTTTTGGTAAACTAACCGAGTTGAATGAACTAACTGCCCTCAGAGCTGCCGGTGTAAATCCCTTTCAGGTTATCAAACCGGTCCTGATCGTAGGCACCATTCTTTCTATTTTCTTAGTCTGGTTTTCTAATGATGTATTGCCGGATGCCAACCAGCGTGCACGGTCCCTGTTTATAGACATACGGATGAAAAAGCCCGGATTTGACCTCAAACCGGGAGAATTCTACGAAGGGATTGACGGATATACATTCTTGGTTCAGGACATGACCAATGAATCTGATTCTCTTCATGATGTCACCATCTTCCAGCATCCCGACGACAACCGCAAAGAAGCCCTTATTAAGGCTAAAAGAGGTGAATTGGTAAGCGAGCATAACGGTGAAACCATGACGCTCTTTCTTCGCGAAGGTACAATACTTCGGTATCTGGATCGTCGCGAAGAGGGACGGAAAATTACTGTTCTCGAAGAAACTGCTTTTGATCGTTATCGCATCAGTTTCGACTTGTCCGATCTCTCCTTTTCCCGGTCTAACCCGCAAGATCGTTCTCGTAATGATCGTACAATGGACGTACAGGCCATGCAAGCGGTGGTAGATTCTCTAAAACGAGAAGTTAACGATCAAAAACAACAGGTGATAAATAGCAACAGCTATATCGTTCCTGCAATTAATGTTGATGAAGAGAAATCGCAATATGCCCGGCGATTAGGATCTCAGCCAGATTCAATAAAGCAACCTCCCTATGATAGCCGATTTGTTGTCCTAAATTCATTGGAATCGGAATCGGACCAGCAGACCCTGCAAAGCATGACCGTTTCCAAATTACGCAATTACCGCTCTCTCTTTGAAAATATCATTACGGATATCGATTGGCGAATTAACAAAATTGCCCAATTTATGGTGGAAATACATAAGAAATTTTCTATTCCTGTAGCCTGTATTATCTTTGTGCTGCTCGGAGCTCCTATCGGAATGTATACCAAAAAAGGAAATCTGGGCTATGCCGCCCTGATAGGTCTTATTCTATTGTCCTTTTATTGGATATCTATAATACAGGGCGAAAAGCTGGCCGACCGGCTTTTTATTGCTCCCAGCACTGGAATGTGGTTCTCTAACGTACTTTTAGGCATTATCGGAACCTATTTAGTTATTCGAATTTCTACTCCTTTTAAATTATCAAACCTGTGGAACAACCGTGATAAAGAAGATTGA